The sequence below is a genomic window from Arcobacter sp. LA11.
ATGAAAAGTTTGTTTTACCAAAAGTTGAATCTAATCTTAATGAAGAAATATTATTATCTGCTAAAGAAAAATTTTCAGAAGCTATTGATACACTTAAAAAAGATAAGGTTATTAAGTCAACTTTAGAATTAATAATTTATACAAATGATGAAAATATTTTATCGTTAGGTGAAACGGAAGCATCAGATTGGTTCTTAGTTAGTTCAGTAACAAACAGTAAACAAAATACTGATATACTTGGACAATTTGAGATAGATGGTAAAGAGTTTGAAGTTTATAAGTCAAACAACGCAAAATGTCCTAGATGTTGGAAATTTACTTCAACTAAAGAAGATACACTTTGTAGTAGATGTGATAGCGTTTTAAATTAAAATGTTTGAACAAGAAGTAACGCTAACATTTATTTTTTCAACAATAGCTGTTATATTAGTTTGTACGGCTATTGGTATTTTATATGTTAATAAAAAAGCAAAAAAAGGTTAATAGAAAATGTTACCATTTAGTGATGAAGATTTAAGACCACCAGTAACTTCTATAGTTGAATCAAAAATTGCTCCAATGCTAGCACGAGATGGTGGAGCAATTCAACTTCTTGATATTATTGATGGAAGAGTTTTTATACAATTACAAGGTGCCTGTGTGGGATGTAGTGCCAGTGGAAGTACTTTGAAGTTTATTGTTGAAAAAGAG
It includes:
- a CDS encoding NifU family protein, with the protein product MLPFSDEDLRPPVTSIVESKIAPMLARDGGAIQLLDIIDGRVFIQLQGACVGCSASGSTLKFIVEKELKAAIHPELQIVNVPAGMENNLQEL